The Equus caballus isolate H_3958 breed thoroughbred chromosome 22, TB-T2T, whole genome shotgun sequence genome window below encodes:
- the ITPA gene encoding inosine triphosphate pyrophosphatase: MAASLAGKEIVFVTGNAKKLEEVIQILGDKLPCTLVAQKIDLPEYQGEPDEISTQKCQEAARQVQGPVLVEDTCLCFNALGGLPGPYIKWFLEKLKPEGLHQLLAGFEDKSAYALCTFALSTGDPSQPVRLFRGRTSGRIVVPRGCRDFGWDPCFQPDGYEQTYAEMPKAEKNTISHRFRALLELQKYFGSLTPPGDSDDGQGSGEG; the protein is encoded by the exons ATGGCGGCCTCCTTGGCCGGCAAAGAGATCGTATTTGTCACGGGGAACGccaagaagctggaagag GTCATTCAGATTCTAGGAGATAAGCTTCCTTGCACTTTGGTGGCACAGAAAATTGACC TGCCAGAGTACCAGGGAGAGCCGGATGAGATTTCCACACAGAAGTGTCAAGAGGCAGCTCGCCAG GTGCAGGGGCCGGTACTGGTGGAGGACACCTGTCTGTGCTTCAATGCCCTCGGGGGCCTGCCCGGACCCTACAT AAAGTGGTTTCTGGAGAAGTTAAAACCTGaag GTCTCCACCAGCTCCTGGCCGGCTTCGAGGACAAGTCTGCCTACGCACTCTGCACGTTCGCGCTGAGCACCGGGGACCCGAGCCAGCCGGTGCGCCTGTTCCGGGGCCGGACCTCG GGCCGGATCGTGGTGCCCCGAGGCTGCCGGGACTTTGGCTGGGATCCCTGCTTTCAGCCTGATGGATACGAGCAGAC GTACGCAGAGATGCCCAAGGCTGAGAAGAACACCATCTCCCATCGTTTCCGGGCCCTGCTCGAGCTGCAAAAATACTTTGGCAGCCTGACTCCCCCTGGGGACAGTGATGATGGCCAGGGGTCCGGGGAGGGCTAG